From the Sporolituus thermophilus DSM 23256 genome, the window GCGCCAACCATAAGCCTGAAGGGGCGTCAGCCGCTCTTTCAGCGCGGCCGCCTTTTGCGCTAGCTCGTCCTGGGTTAAGCGCAACATGCGCTGCACCGGCACATCGCGGAGCGGATCGCCGACAGTGTAGTCAATGAGCGTGCCCTCAAGGGCGGCAAGCGATAGTTTGTCCATACGGAGCGCCCGCAGCAGCGGGTGTTTTTTCATGATCTCGATATAACGGCGCCGGCCGGCGATAATACCGGCCTGGCCGGCCCCGAGCAGTTTGTCGCCGCTGAATGTTACGATATCAACGCCGGCAGCGATGGATTCACGCACCGTGGGCTCACTCCAGCCGCCGGCGGCGAGCGGAACAAGCGTACCGCTGCCCAGGTCTTCGATAACCGGGATGCCGCGGGAATGCGCGAGCTTGACGAGCTCAGCCGTATCCGGCTGGGCGGTGAAGCCGACAATGCGGTAATTGCTGGTATGTACTTTGAGGACAGCCGCCGTATTCGCCGTTATCGCGTTGGCAAAGTCCGCCAAGTGGGTTTTGTTGGTGGTGCCGACTTCGACCAGAATGGCCCCGCCTTGCTGCATTACTTCGGGAATGCGGAACGAACCGCCGATTTCCACCAGCTGGCCCCGGCTGACGATGACCTCCCGCCCCTTGGCCAGCGCCGACAGGACGAGCAGAACCGCCGCAGCGTTGTTGTTGACCACCAGGGCGTCCTCGGCGCCCGTCAATGCGCAAATCCGGCCGACGACATGGGCGTAGCGGGTGCCCCGCTGGCCGGTGGCCAGGTCATACTCCAGCGTACAGTATCCTTCCATGACCTCCCGCACCGCTGCCGCCGCCCGCGCGCTGAGGGGCGCCCGTCCCAGATTGGTGTGCAGCACCACACCGGTGGCATTGACTACCTTGCGCAGGCTGCGGCCGCTTGCCTGCCGCAGCCACGCCCGGGCGGCGGCGATTAATGCGGATACGCTGATGTCGCAGTCCTCGCCGGCGCGCAGGCGTTGCCGCGCCTGGGCCGCCGCCTCCCGCAAGGCGGTGACGACGAGGTCGCGCGGCCACTCAGCCACGGCGGGATCTTTATACATTTCGCCCAGCAACCGGTCGATTGCCGGAATTAGTTTAAGTTTTTCCTGCATATGTTCCTCCCTGTCTGCCTTTTCCATTCCATTGTACTATACTTTGCCGCCACTCTCCAAATTATCCTGTTTTTCCTTATTCTGCCGTGCACCACGAATAAGGTGGCCAAATTTGTCGCATAATCATAGTAACAATATCAAATTGCCAGGGAGTATTTATGCTAAACAACCTGTTCAACCTTCCCAAACAGCCCCCCGAATTAAAATTCAACATACACCTGCCCAGCGCGATGCATGATATTGCGGCTACGGTTAGCAGCTATATCCGGGAGGCCGAGGCCGCCGGCCGCGAAATTGTCATCCTGTGCATCGGCACCGACCGCTCTACCGGCGATGCCCTCGGCCCCCTGACCGGCAGCAAACTGAAGACGCTGCACCATCATCCTTATATCTACGGGACGCTTGATGACCCCGTCCATGCCACCAACCTTCCGGCGATGATAAAGTTTATCGAAATCAATTTCGCCAATCCCTTTGTCATCGCCGTCGACGCCTGCCTGGGCCGACTGGAGAGCGTTGGCTGCGTTTCCCTCGGCCGCGGCCCCGTGAAGCCCGGCGCTGCGGTCAACAAAGAACTGCCGCCCGTCGGCGACGCCTATATCACCGGCATCGTCAACGTGGGCGGCTTCATGGAACACCTGGTCTTGCAGAGCACCCGCCTTAATTTGGTAATCAAGATGGCCGATATTATCGCGCACGGCTTGGCCTTCGGCCTGGGCGGAAGAAAAAATTGATTGTGCCCAAGTTATTCAACCGGTAAACCAATTAATTATTCACAGGCACCAAAAAATTTGAGCTCCGCTGGATAGCGGAGCTCTCACGCGCTAATCACAGGCGCTCGAGTTCTTCCACGATTTCCTCGGGCGTTTTGCCGGCAGCATTGATGACCGGCACCTCGGTTAACGTGTCCTGGCTGTTCATAAGGTTGATATCGGCGCCACTGACAATAATGGCATCGACGCCATGAAGACTGGCTTCGTCCAGGTCTACTACCTCGTAGCCTTCGCTTTCCAAAATATCAATCAGATTAGAGAGACTTTTTTCCACTGCGATTACACCGATACCTTGCACGCCTTTGCACCTCCGTATTTTTCATAAAGTATGAAGTATGAGGTATGAAGTATAAGGTTATGAAGTAAACGGGAAACGGAGAGTAGAAAGCGGTAAATGGTAAAGGGTGGAAACCAGGATTTAGCCGAGGCGTTCGGCCAGGGCGCTGGCCACCTGCTCCGCCGTAAGACCGGCGGCATTGATCATCACCGTGTTTTCCGCCAGCTTGCCGGCTGCCGCTTTGGCGCCAGGCTCGCCCGTATAGACCACGGCTTCGACAGGACGCACACAGTCGGCCATGTCCACCACTTCATAGCCGCAGGTACTTAAATGTGCTTTGATGTCGTCCAGTCCGGTTTCGACCGAAACCAACCGCAACATAAAAAGCACCTCCTGCACTTTTTTATAGTGTTTGCAGAGGTGCTTTTTTCATGCCTGTCAATCTTTTGCTGTTTACTTGGCCTTCGTTGCCGCGGCCTCTTCGCCGGCGCGGCGCATTTCGCAACCGCCCTTGAACACGGCGCCTTCGCTGATAATCAGCGTTCCGACTTTAATATCGCCATAAACCCGCGCTGTAGGTAACAGCTCCAATTTTTCCGCAATGTCCAGATTACCGTTAATCGTGCCGGCAATGGTACCGCTGCGCGCCTTGATTTGCGCCCGGACGGCGCCGGTTTCGCCGACCAGTAAATCACCGAGGGACTGAATTTCCCCTTCAAACTGGCCATCAATACGCACCGCGCCCTTGGTCGTAATCGTCCCCTTAACGCACGTTTCCTTGCCGACAATCGTTTCGACCTGTTCAATCGCCGCCTTCTTATTACCACCGCCAAACATACGTTCAACTCCCCTTCATTCATACTACAAAAAATTGGCGGGATTAACTGCGGTGCCGCCGACACGAACTTCATAGTGAACATGCGGTCCGGTGCTCACACCCGTGCTGCCCATATAGGCGATAATTTCGCCTTTCTTTACCCGTTGACCTGTTTCCACCAGATTTTGGCTGTTGTGGCCATAGATGGTGACAATCCCGTTACCGTGGTCAATCTGCACCATTTTACCATAGCCGCCGTACCAACCGCTGTACGTCACTACGCCATCGGCCGCAGCGACAATGGGCGTACCATAATCGCCGGCAATATCAATGCCGGGATGCCAATCGCTACCCCCGCCCCAGGGCGAACTACGCCAGCCGAAGCGAGAGGTAACCTCTCCGCTGGCCGGCCAAATTGACGGCGTTGCCGCCAATCTTGCATTGCGCTCAATTAAGCGGTCCCTTAAAGTCTCCAGACTCTGCTCCCGCACTTTGGCGATCTGCTGAAGATCGTTCACAACTGCGGCAATTTCACCAAGCTGTGGTTTCACCACGGGCCCGCCCTGACCGCCATGGCCGGCCGTAGGACGGCTGACGCCGGAACGGGAAGGGCCGGCTTCCTCGGCATTAACCAAGCGGCGAATTTCCGCATCAAGTTGATTGAGACGGTTCATGTCCTCCTGCAGGGCGGCCGTTGCTTTCGCTAACTGTTCAATTTGGGCGAGCTGAGCGCCGTTGACCTGGCGAAGCCGCTCCAGTTCGGCCTTTTCGGCCTGAGCAGTGTTGACCGTATGCCGGTAGTTAACCACCCCGCCGACTAATGCCACCAAGAGCATACAGAGAACGGCGGCAGTGATTTTTACCACGCGGATAGGGATCCGGATACTTTTTATGGCTTGCCCGTGATGGGGTACTATCATAATGGTGTACTCCCTACGGTCTGGCTGGCGGGGCCTGTTCGGTATGCTAGCCAACGGCATCACCTCTTTTTCGACAGGGATTAACAGGGGTACTAATCTAGAATATAATTCGACTTTGTTTATAAAATTCCTGCTTTTACCATAAATACTTTGCCAACAAATAGTGACAAGCTATACAACAAAATGCCACCAAACATGGGCGGCATTTTGTTTATTATGTCAACTTATAATAATTTCGGCCAGTTTGCGCTTGGGTACATGGTGAACCTGCCGCTCGTCGCGCCAATACTTGATGTCCCCGCCAGGACCAACCTCGTCAATCACCACTTCCTCCTTGGGACGGCCGAGGGCGAGAACAAGGACGATTTCGAGATGGTCGTCCAGCGCCAACACCTCTTTCAGTGCTTTGCGCTGGATATTGGCAATCATACAGCCGCCCAAGCCCCGCTCTACGGCGGCAAGCATGATCGTTTGGGCGGCAATGCCAATGTCGGCTACCGCCGCCAAATTAATGGTTTTGTCCTCCAACATAACGATATAGGCCGCCGGCCGTTCGCCCGGCGCCGGCCCCGGCCAGTCGGGCAAATACGCCGCCCAGCCCAGGGTTGGGAAAATGCGGTCATTGAGTTCCTTGTCGCTCGCCAGCACATACTTGAGGGCCTGCCGGTTAGCCCCTGACGGCGACAGCCGGGCGTGATCCACCAGCTCCAGTAATACCTCGCGGCTTACGGGGACATCTTCGTAAAAACGGCGGTAGCTGCGGTTTTTCCGCACCAGTTCCTTTAGCATATTCTCTCCTCCTTTATTCTTTTACCCGTACTGTCCGGGCCTTGTCCAAAGCCTCTTTTTCTTCATTGGTCAGGAAATAGCTTGACTGGCCGTTGATAATCGGTTTAGCGTAAACGCGCGAATCATCGCGGCCAAAAATACTGGACAGAACTACCCCGTTATCCTGGGCGTCCAGGAGGGCGATGGCAAAACTAAGATCGCTGCCCGTGTCATCAAACGCGTTGAAGCGCACAACGCCCACCCGCTGGACGCAGGTCTTGGTAATGGCGTCCAGGCGGCGGCACTGAGCGGCAAGGGTATTGACTTTTTCTACCGTCTCGCGCACTTCATCAATGTGGGCCATCAATAGCCGTTCAATATTGGTCCCTTCCATGCCTTGCATGAGCTTCTGGTAGCGCCGGTTAAGGCGGCTAAGTTTGATATTGATATTTATAAAGAAAATTAGGGCAATGAAAATCGTAACGGTAATGGTCAGCAGGATATAATGCAAATTGGCCATTACCAAGCCGCTTAAAAAGGTTAAATCCATAAATCTTCACTCCTGCGATGATACTAAGCCGGCCATAGCAGCGTCAAAATGGCCGCGACCGGAATGGCGGGCAGCAGATTAGCTACCTTGATTTTTTTTATCTCCAACATCATCAGGGCGATACCGACAATCAGCACTCCGCCCACTGCCGTCATCTCCGTAACAACACTTTCCGACAGCACGGCGCTCAGCGTACCGGCCAACAAGGTCAGTCCACCCTGGTAAACAAGAATAACAAGACTGGATAAGGCAACGCCGATGCCCAGGCTGGAAGCAAAGACTACCGACGAAATGGCGTCCAGCGTTGACTTGGCGTAGAGGGTCGTAGCATCGCCGGTCAAACCATCCTGCAGGGAGCCGACAATCGCCATGGCGCCCACGCAAAACACCAGGCTGGCCGTGATGAAGCCCTGCCCGGCATTGCCGTACTCACTGCCCAGCCGCGTGGTGACAAAGTCGCCCAACCGGTTAAGCCGTTCGTCAATGTCGATTGCTTCCCCCACGATGCCGCCAAACACCATGCTGAGAATGACAACCACTATATTATGTGTTTTGAAAGCCATCTGTAATCCAATGAGCAGCACCGCCAACGCCAGTCCCTGCATGACGGTCTGCTGGTACCGCACAGGGATGCCCCGTTTAAGCAGCAGGCCCACGCCCGAACCGACAAGTACAGCGACGGTGTTGACAATCGTCCCTTTCATCAGCTCACCCCTTTGCGGCAA encodes:
- a CDS encoding YkuS family protein encodes the protein MQGIGVIAVEKSLSNLIDILESEGYEVVDLDEASLHGVDAIIVSGADINLMNSQDTLTEVPVINAAGKTPEEIVEELERL
- the yyaC gene encoding spore protease YyaC translates to MLNNLFNLPKQPPELKFNIHLPSAMHDIAATVSSYIREAEAAGREIVILCIGTDRSTGDALGPLTGSKLKTLHHHPYIYGTLDDPVHATNLPAMIKFIEINFANPFVIAVDACLGRLESVGCVSLGRGPVKPGAAVNKELPPVGDAYITGIVNVGGFMEHLVLQSTRLNLVIKMADIIAHGLAFGLGGRKN
- a CDS encoding nitroreductase family protein encodes the protein MLKELVRKNRSYRRFYEDVPVSREVLLELVDHARLSPSGANRQALKYVLASDKELNDRIFPTLGWAAYLPDWPGPAPGERPAAYIVMLEDKTINLAAVADIGIAAQTIMLAAVERGLGGCMIANIQRKALKEVLALDDHLEIVLVLALGRPKEEVVIDEVGPGGDIKYWRDERQVHHVPKRKLAEIIIS
- a CDS encoding bactofilin family protein, with translation MFGGGNKKAAIEQVETIVGKETCVKGTITTKGAVRIDGQFEGEIQSLGDLLVGETGAVRAQIKARSGTIAGTINGNLDIAEKLELLPTARVYGDIKVGTLIISEGAVFKGGCEMRRAGEEAAATKAK
- a CDS encoding DUF4446 family protein encodes the protein MDLTFLSGLVMANLHYILLTITVTIFIALIFFININIKLSRLNRRYQKLMQGMEGTNIERLLMAHIDEVRETVEKVNTLAAQCRRLDAITKTCVQRVGVVRFNAFDDTGSDLSFAIALLDAQDNGVVLSSIFGRDDSRVYAKPIINGQSSYFLTNEEKEALDKARTVRVKE
- a CDS encoding M23 family metallopeptidase — its product is MIVPHHGQAIKSIRIPIRVVKITAAVLCMLLVALVGGVVNYRHTVNTAQAEKAELERLRQVNGAQLAQIEQLAKATAALQEDMNRLNQLDAEIRRLVNAEEAGPSRSGVSRPTAGHGGQGGPVVKPQLGEIAAVVNDLQQIAKVREQSLETLRDRLIERNARLAATPSIWPASGEVTSRFGWRSSPWGGGSDWHPGIDIAGDYGTPIVAAADGVVTYSGWYGGYGKMVQIDHGNGIVTIYGHNSQNLVETGQRVKKGEIIAYMGSTGVSTGPHVHYEVRVGGTAVNPANFL
- the selA gene encoding L-seryl-tRNA(Sec) selenium transferase gives rise to the protein MQEKLKLIPAIDRLLGEMYKDPAVAEWPRDLVVTALREAAAQARQRLRAGEDCDISVSALIAAARAWLRQASGRSLRKVVNATGVVLHTNLGRAPLSARAAAAVREVMEGYCTLEYDLATGQRGTRYAHVVGRICALTGAEDALVVNNNAAAVLLVLSALAKGREVIVSRGQLVEIGGSFRIPEVMQQGGAILVEVGTTNKTHLADFANAITANTAAVLKVHTSNYRIVGFTAQPDTAELVKLAHSRGIPVIEDLGSGTLVPLAAGGWSEPTVRESIAAGVDIVTFSGDKLLGAGQAGIIAGRRRYIEIMKKHPLLRALRMDKLSLAALEGTLIDYTVGDPLRDVPVQRMLRLTQDELAQKAAALKERLTPLQAYGWRVDVTEISAQAGGGALPAVDLPGWGVAVRPQGISAVALERQLRQWCVPIIARIQDDQVVFDVRCLTDEDAGLICQACLELAKGAGQ
- a CDS encoding DUF554 domain-containing protein yields the protein MKGTIVNTVAVLVGSGVGLLLKRGIPVRYQQTVMQGLALAVLLIGLQMAFKTHNIVVVILSMVFGGIVGEAIDIDERLNRLGDFVTTRLGSEYGNAGQGFITASLVFCVGAMAIVGSLQDGLTGDATTLYAKSTLDAISSVVFASSLGIGVALSSLVILVYQGGLTLLAGTLSAVLSESVVTEMTAVGGVLIVGIALMMLEIKKIKVANLLPAIPVAAILTLLWPA
- a CDS encoding YkuS family protein codes for the protein MLRLVSVETGLDDIKAHLSTCGYEVVDMADCVRPVEAVVYTGEPGAKAAAGKLAENTVMINAAGLTAEQVASALAERLG